Proteins found in one Alicyclobacillus cycloheptanicus genomic segment:
- a CDS encoding site-specific integrase: MQTVQPIRDKKKIESMKKILKAGSLRDYCLFVLGINSGLRISDLLALHLSDVVDEAGKIKDRITLREKKTGKAKDFPLGDNAKKAISEFLKERQKFSLNEALFNSRKGGTSITRQHAWRIINEAARNVGITEEIGTHTLRKTFGYHAYQSGVDITRIQKLLNHSAPSITLAYIGITQEELDDVYLNINL, encoded by the coding sequence ATGCAAACAGTACAACCGATTAGGGACAAAAAGAAGATTGAAAGCATGAAGAAGATCCTGAAGGCGGGTAGCTTACGTGATTACTGTTTGTTCGTTCTCGGCATCAACAGTGGACTGCGTATCAGCGATTTGTTAGCACTGCATTTGTCCGATGTCGTGGACGAAGCGGGGAAAATCAAAGACCGTATTACGCTACGTGAGAAGAAGACAGGTAAAGCGAAGGATTTCCCACTCGGAGACAATGCGAAGAAGGCCATTAGCGAGTTTCTGAAAGAACGTCAGAAGTTTTCGCTGAATGAAGCCTTGTTCAACAGCCGCAAGGGCGGTACATCGATTACACGGCAACATGCCTGGAGAATCATCAACGAGGCGGCACGCAACGTAGGAATTACAGAAGAAATCGGTACGCATACGTTACGTAAAACCTTCGGCTACCACGCGTATCAGTCCGGTGTAGACATTACACGCATTCAGAAGCTCTTGAACCACTCTGCACCATCCATCACCCTCGCTTACATCGGCATTACGCAAGAAGAACTGGACGATGTTTACCTGAATATCAACCTGTAA
- a CDS encoding helix-turn-helix transcriptional regulator, which yields MGLATKIVETESITELKRRRNVETWEQSIQRLYLEGDDDKLLKAVLSYVKYRAKEYGKKYARFGVTRQDFESEFLMLAYTISQKPYNGYPYLMTLRIAIKRRALSLVERQKPKKTYVGEDKSKEVTVEAFGPDKFETIATAAGYVTEFESDTIVDIWVDEFMEKGGLTEKEQRLLRATYNDPGMTTEELMDILQVRDPKTVRRYRKSLQEKYESYSREP from the coding sequence TTGGGACTTGCAACAAAGATCGTTGAGACGGAGAGCATTACGGAACTGAAGCGTAGACGAAACGTTGAGACTTGGGAACAGTCAATTCAACGTCTGTACCTTGAAGGTGATGACGACAAGCTGTTAAAGGCGGTTTTGTCATACGTTAAATACCGTGCCAAGGAGTACGGGAAGAAATACGCTCGGTTTGGGGTGACACGTCAGGACTTTGAATCGGAGTTCCTCATGCTGGCTTATACAATCTCTCAGAAGCCATACAATGGTTATCCGTATCTAATGACGTTGAGGATAGCGATCAAACGACGTGCCCTAAGTCTGGTAGAACGACAAAAGCCGAAGAAAACCTATGTCGGGGAAGACAAGTCAAAGGAAGTTACGGTAGAAGCGTTTGGACCTGACAAGTTCGAGACAATAGCGACTGCTGCAGGATATGTGACCGAGTTTGAATCTGATACCATCGTTGATATTTGGGTCGATGAATTCATGGAAAAGGGTGGACTTACCGAAAAAGAACAAAGACTGCTTCGAGCGACCTACAACGATCCAGGAATGACTACTGAAGAACTGATGGACATTCTTCAAGTCCGTGATCCTAAAACCGTTCGGAGGTATCGTAAATCGCTTCAAGAGAAGTACGAATCATATTCCCGGGAACCTTGA